A genomic segment from Tuwongella immobilis encodes:
- a CDS encoding AAA family ATPase translates to MGTSSVFSPVNESPDLSALQRLREVGSQIQAECAKVIVGQRDVLELLLIALFARGHCLLVGVPGLAKTLMIRSLAETMALDFNRVQFTPDLMPADITGTQILQVDPVNGRRDFVFNRGPLFTNVLLADEINRTPPKTQAALLEAMQEVQVTVVGTRHTLPKPFFVLATQNPIEQEGTYPLPEAQQDRFMFHIQIGYPSEEDEYRILETTTATTRQPIQTVVSGDELLELQQVVRRIPVAPFILRYATQLTRMTRVDTPGIPEFVKKYVTWGAGPRAGQFLVWGAQARAALAGRMHVAIEDIHAVAVPVLRHRVITNYRAESEGIKPDQLVRMLIEQMPEARMDRE, encoded by the coding sequence ATGGGGACATCTTCCGTGTTTTCACCCGTGAACGAATCACCCGATCTCTCCGCGTTGCAGCGATTGCGCGAGGTCGGCAGTCAGATCCAAGCCGAGTGCGCGAAGGTCATCGTCGGTCAACGCGATGTGCTGGAACTGCTGCTCATTGCGCTGTTTGCGCGTGGCCACTGCCTCTTGGTTGGGGTGCCCGGCCTGGCCAAAACGCTGATGATTCGCAGCCTTGCCGAGACGATGGCGCTCGATTTCAACCGGGTGCAATTCACGCCCGACTTGATGCCCGCCGACATTACTGGCACGCAGATTTTGCAGGTTGATCCGGTGAACGGGCGCCGCGATTTCGTCTTCAATCGGGGGCCGTTGTTTACAAACGTCCTGCTGGCTGACGAAATCAACCGGACGCCGCCAAAAACTCAGGCCGCACTGCTGGAAGCCATGCAAGAAGTGCAAGTGACGGTGGTCGGCACGCGACACACGTTGCCCAAACCATTCTTTGTGCTGGCAACGCAAAATCCGATTGAGCAGGAAGGTACGTATCCGCTCCCGGAAGCGCAACAAGATCGGTTCATGTTCCATATTCAGATTGGCTATCCATCGGAAGAAGATGAATACCGCATCTTGGAAACGACGACTGCCACGACACGACAGCCGATTCAGACCGTGGTTTCTGGCGATGAATTGCTGGAACTGCAACAGGTGGTTCGTCGTATCCCGGTGGCACCATTCATCTTGCGTTATGCGACTCAACTGACGCGGATGACTCGGGTCGATACGCCGGGAATTCCGGAATTCGTTAAGAAATACGTGACCTGGGGAGCGGGGCCACGAGCGGGGCAATTTCTGGTCTGGGGAGCGCAAGCCCGCGCGGCCTTGGCCGGACGAATGCACGTCGCCATCGAAGACATTCACGCCGTTGCTGTCCCAGTTTTGCGGCATCGGGTGATTACGAATTATCGCGCGGAATCCGAAGGCATCAAACCCGATCAATTGGTGCGAATGCTCATCGAGCAGATGCCCGAAGCAAGGATGGACCGCGAATGA
- a CDS encoding DUF58 domain-containing protein → MNQEAAKRDALSRIQHLEIRAKLLVEGILTGMHRSPRHGFSVEFAQHREYTPGDDFRHIDWKVYARGDRLYLKQYELETNLVAWMVCDASESMQYASADLSKFEAASVLALALSQLILAQGDSVGLARVDSQIQTWLPASGRTTQLGEMARALLAPAQTPQTAIGTTLHEIAERIPPRGIVFVLSDFFDDLESLQEGLNHLRHHKHEVILMQVLDPAELDFPFEQPTLFRGLEQLPELLTDPRGIRESYLREFHAFLDQLTQLAQNLRLDYTQIRSDDRIGRSLQEFLQRRGSRYRTAR, encoded by the coding sequence ATGAACCAAGAAGCCGCCAAACGCGATGCGCTGAGCCGAATTCAGCATCTGGAGATTCGAGCCAAACTCCTGGTGGAAGGCATTCTGACCGGGATGCACCGCTCGCCCCGGCACGGCTTCTCCGTCGAGTTTGCCCAGCATCGCGAATACACCCCCGGCGACGATTTCCGGCATATTGACTGGAAAGTCTACGCGCGGGGGGATCGGCTGTATCTGAAGCAGTACGAATTGGAGACCAATCTCGTTGCCTGGATGGTCTGCGATGCCAGCGAATCGATGCAATACGCATCCGCGGATCTGAGCAAATTCGAGGCGGCGAGTGTGCTGGCACTGGCGTTGTCGCAACTGATTTTGGCGCAAGGTGATAGTGTCGGGCTGGCGCGGGTCGATTCGCAGATTCAGACCTGGCTGCCCGCTTCCGGTCGGACCACACAACTGGGCGAAATGGCGCGAGCGCTGTTGGCACCCGCTCAGACACCGCAGACCGCCATTGGCACGACATTGCACGAAATTGCCGAACGGATTCCCCCACGCGGAATCGTCTTTGTCCTCAGCGATTTCTTTGACGATCTGGAATCGCTCCAGGAGGGGTTGAATCATCTGCGGCATCACAAGCATGAAGTGATTCTGATGCAGGTGTTGGACCCGGCGGAATTGGATTTCCCGTTTGAACAACCCACGTTGTTTCGCGGGTTGGAACAGTTGCCGGAACTTCTCACCGATCCCCGTGGCATTCGGGAGAGTTATCTGCGGGAATTCCACGCATTTTTGGATCAGCTCACCCAGTTGGCTCAAAATCTGCGACTGGATTACACGCAAATTCGCAGCGATGATCGAATCGGACGCTCGCTTCAGGAATTTCTTCAACGACGCGGTTCCCGGTATCGCACGGCTCGTTGA